One genomic window of Methanosphaera sp. ISO3-F5 includes the following:
- a CDS encoding Ig-like domain repeat protein: MKKHMKYFIVLITLLFLTISVASASDNTTTHTNTNTETLEQTTHTLEKVATSTEAKKIIKENKTKNIKTATKTVEVNNMDEFTTAINSAVEDSTNDEYIINLKEGTYDVSEFTVYEEGSSAPKITINGNKQTITGSGDEPGMLFINLCPITINQITFDVLLINECNEMTLNNVTLNGPSSFERDSDTKIFDSTITGESTFTGSMLLNSVKSTETSVISNIGSLTIENSLLNGTLSNSNNAKIILKNTTFGENFKYEGKGTITSDNETQLLPFQNTYNGNYTLENVIIDSKKTNNGNLTIINSNINGNIDNYGNLTIINSNITKTIMSWGNLTISKSTINGPLSPSESHISDSIINNSVSIQTTGLITFDDDVEFGDNCVINVYGAGKVIISDENKIAPYYSRYNGTYVLENINITKTKTNYGNLTLRNCILNTTISNIGNLTLDNVVFGEKAEITASGAVITDDIMSVTPYLQNYNGTYILENTTITQMKENYGNLTIRNSTINSTISNNEGAVLIIEDDVIFGSRASIVNNGEIITNQTTAISAYLDRYDGDYTLENVTVNTYKTNFGKLTLKNVTLNNNGGIDEYGDLIVKNSTLKGTLYVSSQYGTTPTLIFEDDVIFINPFKITIAGNCQIIINNTVRIAPYIDRYSGLDYLLENQTITRNKNSTTNLTIRNSTINAIVENSGNLVIENSTVQKEIINHKNATIRDTVLNNKITNTGTLILGDDVTFGTSFKITGSGKVITNNTSQLFPYMEEFTGEATLDLESYTKNIVNSGDLTIENSTLTGTITNKENANLIFKNSTLNNVVSNSGTLELNNVTVDSTIDNSGTLIISDDTVFGENFKITGNGKIIINDTQRVADYLTTYTGNIVLENKTINANKVNEGRLTLNNCTINSTIENKGRLIIDDNTVFGENAKITGTGEIVINDITKILPIIDTINGNYVINDTTLNKSYIFNGKVTLNNCTTNQKDNSNFGTLTLNNCSIDVGEDNVFLDNFGKVFVSKDTELTGKINDLGGETTYDGKAKTYVVNNRTITLFFDQNGIKSIVNPGDVLDFQGKIGGIPELTSIIVNKPVNITSTTKDAYIELNTIAGSYFGEDPGNSFTINKDGSYTNVTGIYFHNTQLWLYNTNHVTLDNISAVVENRRVGSGVGQTSIRANSSYITVKNSYFYTKENGMSSTLVLAWANYCDIINNTIIGGGGNGNLLYLTTYNIEIPYGALFNSYNNIINNTLIGPDTAADVCYGITISGNGNIIDGNTINYTGNGIMAQWGSGVTGDESEESAYNSTDNIVRNNKLYGGCGISGGHIIYNNYVEGPLSISKATAYNNTANRLSVSGETEIYNNTINGRTIIQGKNNQINNNTLKGNISITTGPINNTLTGNNITGTITLEGQNNTITNNRITTDEEYTITGKREVTGNIISDNYLQAANKSGKASINLRTADKNTIENNLPHNTKTSIKNNNPSLGDDLFIIVKVTDEDDKPLANAEVTLKVNDKEETLTTNNNGEIVYIYTPESEGNYTISAEFNANDAYTTSQNTTTVNIINTTKVVEDLKEELANTTQKADTLEKQLKDANQTINNQKTTLDNLNKTLTQTQKDLQNATKKITEQNQTINDLNKKVADANKKVDNLNKSNNDLNNKLNDANKKVDNLTNANSNLNKQLADADKKIDTLTKQNDDLEKQLADLNKKVDTLTKTVDTLNKTVAARDNTLKELTTKTSTKITVNKINTTTVGSTITVTGKVTDDNGKALNNMPVSIKINTATTKAVTNANGVYTYTTTAWNVGTSNVTVSSIANDKYTSNTAKTTFKVSKAKPVLKLNSISAVKYKDKVTVTGSLMDNNNKAINGAQITLKINSKSVNVKTAKDGSLTYTTSATSMGTNNVTATYNGNTKYNKVTAKTTFKVNKQNLILTVDRVASGLKYKDPLVVGGRLVDGNAKAVANSQVNLKFNGKTYKAKTDKNGYYKVTTRATTMDKNNLTVTYAGNKYYNKATAKTTFTVAKQDLVITFNTVKYSNGKVTISGTFTDRNRHALMNSLARITLNGKQGTAKTDKTGTFTYTTKANKGTYKVTLAYPGNARYNAYSKTSTVKTA; the protein is encoded by the coding sequence ATGAAAAAACACATGAAATACTTCATAGTACTAATCACACTACTATTTCTAACAATAAGTGTTGCAAGTGCTAGTGACAACACAACAACACACACAAATACAAATACAGAAACACTAGAACAAACAACACACACACTAGAAAAAGTAGCAACAAGTACAGAAGCCAAAAAAATAATAAAAGAAAACAAAACAAAGAACATAAAAACTGCAACCAAAACAGTAGAAGTAAACAATATGGATGAGTTTACCACAGCTATTAACAGTGCAGTAGAAGATTCAACAAATGATGAATATATTATTAACTTAAAAGAAGGAACATATGATGTTTCAGAATTTACAGTCTATGAAGAAGGATCTTCAGCTCCTAAAATAACTATTAATGGGAATAAACAAACAATAACTGGATCTGGTGATGAACCTGGAATGTTATTTATTAATCTGTGTCCTATCACTATTAACCAAATTACATTTGATGTTTTATTAATTAATGAATGTAATGAAATGACATTAAATAATGTTACCTTGAATGGACCAAGTTCTTTTGAGCGTGATTCAGATACTAAAATATTTGACTCCACAATTACCGGAGAAAGTACATTTACCGGGAGCATGTTATTAAATTCTGTTAAATCTACAGAAACCAGTGTTATTTCAAATATTGGTTCTTTAACTATAGAAAATTCATTATTGAATGGTACTTTAAGTAATAGTAATAATGCAAAAATTATTCTTAAGAATACAACCTTTGGTGAAAACTTTAAGTATGAAGGCAAAGGAACTATTACAAGTGATAACGAAACACAATTATTACCTTTCCAAAATACTTATAATGGAAATTATACTCTAGAAAATGTTATTATAGATAGTAAAAAAACCAATAATGGTAACTTAACCATAATAAATTCTAATATAAATGGTAACATTGATAATTATGGGAATTTAACTATAATTAATTCAAATATTACTAAAACTATTATGAGTTGGGGAAATTTAACTATATCTAAATCTACTATTAATGGACCACTTTCTCCTAGCGAATCACATATATCTGATTCAATTATTAACAATTCAGTATCTATTCAGACAACAGGTTTAATTACTTTTGATGATGATGTTGAGTTTGGGGATAATTGTGTTATTAATGTATATGGTGCTGGAAAAGTTATTATTTCTGATGAAAACAAAATAGCACCTTATTATTCTAGATATAACGGTACATATGTACTTGAAAACATTAATATTACTAAAACAAAAACAAATTATGGTAATTTAACATTACGTAACTGTATATTAAACACGACTATAAGTAATATAGGTAATTTAACATTAGATAATGTTGTTTTTGGAGAAAAAGCAGAAATAACAGCATCTGGTGCTGTTATTACTGACGATATTATGAGTGTAACACCATATTTACAGAATTATAATGGTACATACATATTAGAAAACACAACCATTACCCAAATGAAAGAAAATTATGGTAATTTAACAATACGAAATTCAACAATAAATAGTACCATATCTAATAATGAGGGTGCTGTTTTAATTATTGAAGATGATGTAATATTTGGTTCACGAGCAAGTATCGTTAACAATGGGGAAATAATTACTAATCAAACTACTGCAATATCCGCATATTTAGACAGATATGATGGAGATTATACTTTAGAAAATGTAACAGTTAACACTTATAAAACAAATTTTGGTAAATTGACCTTAAAAAATGTGACATTAAACAATAATGGTGGAATAGATGAGTATGGGGATCTTATTGTAAAAAATTCAACATTGAAAGGAACACTTTATGTTAGTTCCCAATATGGAACAACACCTACTTTAATATTTGAGGATGATGTAATTTTTATTAACCCATTTAAAATAACAATAGCCGGTAATTGTCAAATAATTATTAATAATACGGTAAGGATTGCACCTTATATTGATCGTTATTCTGGTTTAGATTATCTTCTAGAAAATCAAACAATTACAAGAAATAAGAACAGTACTACTAATCTTACTATTCGTAATTCAACTATAAATGCTATTGTAGAAAATAGTGGTAATTTGGTTATTGAGAATTCAACTGTGCAAAAAGAGATTATAAACCACAAAAATGCTACAATAAGAGACACAGTTCTTAACAATAAAATAACTAATACTGGAACTTTAATTCTTGGAGATGATGTTACATTTGGTACTTCATTTAAAATAACTGGTTCAGGTAAAGTTATTACAAATAATACAAGTCAATTATTCCCATATATGGAAGAATTTACTGGAGAAGCAACACTCGACTTGGAAAGTTATACTAAAAATATTGTTAATTCAGGTGATTTAACTATTGAAAATTCCACATTAACTGGAACAATTACCAATAAAGAAAATGCTAATCTAATATTTAAAAACTCAACACTCAACAATGTCGTATCAAATAGTGGAACATTAGAATTAAATAATGTAACAGTAGATAGTACAATAGATAATAGTGGAACATTAATAATATCTGATGACACAGTATTTGGTGAAAATTTCAAAATTACCGGCAATGGAAAAATAATTATCAATGACACACAAAGAGTAGCTGATTACCTAACAACTTATACAGGCAACATAGTACTAGAAAATAAAACTATAAACGCAAACAAAGTTAATGAAGGCAGACTAACATTAAATAATTGTACAATAAATTCAACTATTGAAAACAAAGGACGTTTAATAATAGATGATAACACAGTATTTGGTGAAAACGCTAAAATCACAGGTACTGGTGAAATAGTAATAAATGATATAACCAAAATACTTCCAATAATTGATACAATAAATGGAAACTATGTAATCAATGACACTACATTAAATAAAAGTTACATATTTAATGGAAAAGTAACATTAAACAATTGTACAACAAACCAGAAAGACAACAGTAACTTTGGAACATTAACATTAAACAATTGTAGCATAGATGTCGGAGAAGATAATGTATTCTTAGACAACTTTGGAAAAGTATTTGTAAGCAAAGACACAGAATTAACTGGTAAAATCAATGATCTTGGAGGAGAAACAACATACGATGGAAAAGCAAAAACCTATGTTGTAAACAATAGAACTATAACTTTATTCTTTGACCAAAATGGAATAAAATCAATAGTAAATCCAGGAGATGTACTAGACTTCCAAGGAAAAATAGGAGGAATACCAGAATTAACTAGCATTATAGTTAATAAACCAGTAAACATAACTTCAACTACCAAAGATGCATATATTGAATTAAATACTATTGCTGGCAGTTACTTTGGAGAAGATCCTGGAAACAGTTTCACAATAAATAAAGATGGATCATACACAAATGTAACAGGAATATACTTCCACAACACACAACTATGGCTTTACAACACAAACCATGTAACACTAGATAATATCAGTGCAGTAGTAGAAAATCGAAGAGTAGGAAGTGGAGTAGGACAAACAAGTATAAGAGCAAACTCATCATACATCACAGTCAAAAACAGCTACTTCTACACAAAAGAAAATGGAATGAGTAGTACATTAGTACTAGCATGGGCAAACTATTGTGATATAATAAACAACACCATCATTGGTGGCGGAGGTAATGGAAACTTATTATACCTAACAACATATAATATAGAAATACCATATGGAGCACTATTCAATTCATATAACAACATTATAAACAATACATTAATAGGTCCAGACACAGCAGCTGATGTATGCTATGGAATCACAATATCCGGAAATGGAAACATTATAGACGGAAACACAATAAACTATACTGGTAACGGAATCATGGCACAATGGGGTAGTGGAGTAACTGGAGATGAAAGTGAAGAAAGTGCATACAACAGTACAGACAACATAGTACGAAACAATAAATTATATGGAGGATGTGGAATCAGTGGAGGACACATAATATACAACAATTATGTAGAAGGACCATTATCCATATCAAAAGCAACAGCATACAACAACACCGCTAACCGTTTATCTGTTAGTGGAGAAACAGAAATATATAACAACACAATAAACGGAAGAACCATTATCCAAGGAAAAAACAATCAAATAAATAACAACACACTCAAAGGAAACATAAGCATTACAACAGGACCAATAAACAACACATTAACAGGAAATAACATAACAGGAACAATCACACTAGAAGGACAAAACAACACAATAACAAACAACAGAATTACAACAGATGAAGAATACACAATCACAGGTAAAAGAGAAGTAACAGGCAACATAATTAGTGACAACTATCTACAAGCAGCAAATAAAAGTGGAAAAGCATCAATCAACCTTAGAACTGCAGACAAAAACACTATCGAAAACAACCTCCCACACAACACAAAAACCAGTATCAAAAACAATAACCCAAGCCTCGGCGACGACTTATTCATCATAGTTAAAGTAACAGATGAAGATGATAAACCACTAGCAAATGCAGAAGTAACACTCAAAGTAAATGATAAAGAAGAAACATTAACAACCAATAACAATGGTGAAATAGTATACATTTACACTCCAGAAAGTGAAGGAAACTACACAATCAGTGCAGAATTCAACGCAAACGATGCATACACAACATCCCAGAACACAACAACTGTAAATATCATCAACACCACCAAAGTTGTAGAAGACTTAAAAGAAGAACTTGCAAATACTACACAAAAAGCAGATACCCTTGAAAAACAGTTAAAAGATGCAAACCAGACCATTAATAACCAGAAAACAACATTAGACAACCTTAACAAAACACTCACACAAACACAAAAAGACCTACAAAACGCAACCAAAAAAATAACAGAACAAAACCAGACAATAAACGACTTAAACAAAAAAGTAGCCGACGCCAACAAGAAAGTAGACAACCTCAACAAATCAAACAATGACTTAAACAACAAATTAAATGATGCCAACAAGAAAGTTGACAACTTAACAAACGCTAATTCCAACCTCAACAAACAATTAGCAGATGCAGACAAGAAAATAGATACACTAACAAAACAAAACGATGACCTGGAAAAACAGTTAGCAGACCTAAACAAAAAAGTAGATACATTAACAAAAACCGTGGACACTCTCAACAAGACAGTAGCAGCACGTGACAATACCCTAAAAGAACTAACCACAAAAACAAGCACCAAAATAACAGTAAATAAAATAAACACAACCACAGTTGGAAGCACAATAACCGTAACAGGTAAAGTAACAGATGATAATGGCAAAGCATTAAACAATATGCCTGTAAGTATCAAAATAAACACTGCCACAACCAAAGCAGTAACAAATGCAAATGGAGTATACACATACACCACAACAGCATGGAATGTTGGCACCAGTAATGTAACAGTATCATCAATTGCTAATGACAAATACACTAGTAACACTGCTAAAACAACATTTAAAGTAAGTAAGGCTAAACCTGTGCTTAAACTTAACAGTATCAGTGCTGTTAAATATAAAGACAAAGTAACAGTTACCGGTTCACTCATGGACAACAATAACAAAGCAATAAACGGAGCACAAATAACACTCAAAATTAACAGTAAATCCGTGAACGTTAAAACCGCTAAGGATGGATCATTAACCTACACCACCAGTGCAACAAGTATGGGAACCAACAATGTAACCGCAACCTATAACGGTAACACCAAGTACAATAAAGTAACCGCTAAGACTACTTTCAAGGTTAATAAACAAAACCTCATATTAACAGTTGATAGAGTAGCAAGTGGACTTAAATATAAAGATCCATTAGTTGTTGGTGGAAGACTAGTAGACGGTAATGCTAAAGCAGTAGCAAACAGTCAAGTTAACCTCAAGTTTAATGGTAAAACATACAAAGCAAAAACAGATAAAAACGGTTACTACAAAGTAACAACACGTGCAACCACCATGGACAAAAACAACTTAACAGTAACATACGCTGGTAACAAATATTATAATAAGGCAACTGCTAAGACAACATTCACTGTAGCTAAACAGGATCTTGTCATAACATTCAACACTGTAAAATACAGTAATGGTAAAGTAACTATCAGTGGTACTTTCACTGACCGTAACAGACACGCT
- a CDS encoding IS4 family transposase — MNFMVEVENSICRIEDYNDYKYWYGRKAFTCVRKWSFMDYVLFVLVNKGRSSAIEIEEYVKERWDDESKIISKQALSKQRLKIKPKIFKDMNIDFIKDVFNSSEFEHDFKDYTILLVDGSDLQLPNIKITKEEFNVAPDTIVYTQAPSVKASMLIDAKYNLVVDAILGDFKSNERELVKQHISNIEDKINLEKTIIIFDRGYISLELMLFLENKGIKYLFRSNERYYQNEILTMKSRDETVQLEINTNRTQNIKDKNIKKQALNLEYYQTRISKPLLDNGVTEILFTNITESEADIHKLKELYKMRWEIELNYEKIKNKIRIENFSGKRRTIIEQDFYSQIYIFNLQMAIQNKAQKELEPENKELREKHDKEKRPNTNLGIGRLKNKLTQILLKPLNEIKRILNNLIIKSIKFTTDHKFNRPSTNRKTKRHVKYPYNLRRSF, encoded by the coding sequence ATGAATTTTATGGTTGAGGTTGAGAATTCTATTTGTAGGATTGAAGACTATAATGATTATAAGTATTGGTATGGACGTAAAGCTTTTACTTGTGTTCGTAAATGGAGTTTTATGGATTATGTACTTTTTGTTTTAGTCAATAAAGGTCGTAGTAGTGCTATTGAGATTGAAGAGTACGTTAAAGAACGTTGGGATGATGAATCTAAAATCATTTCTAAACAGGCTTTATCAAAGCAACGACTTAAAATTAAACCTAAAATCTTTAAAGACATGAATATAGACTTTATAAAAGATGTATTTAATAGTTCTGAATTTGAACATGATTTTAAAGATTATACAATACTTTTAGTTGATGGTTCTGATCTTCAATTACCTAATATTAAAATTACCAAAGAAGAATTTAATGTTGCACCAGATACCATAGTGTACACCCAGGCACCAAGTGTTAAAGCTTCTATGTTAATAGATGCTAAATATAACCTTGTAGTTGATGCTATCTTAGGTGATTTTAAATCAAATGAAAGGGAATTAGTTAAACAACACATATCCAATATTGAAGATAAAATAAATTTAGAAAAAACAATAATAATCTTTGATAGGGGTTATATATCACTTGAATTAATGTTATTCCTTGAAAACAAAGGTATTAAATATTTATTCAGATCTAATGAAAGATACTACCAAAACGAAATATTAACTATGAAATCTCGTGATGAAACAGTACAATTAGAAATCAATACCAACAGAACTCAAAACATCAAAGATAAAAACATAAAAAAACAAGCATTAAACCTAGAATATTATCAAACAAGAATAAGCAAACCCTTATTAGACAATGGAGTTACAGAAATACTATTTACTAACATCACCGAATCAGAAGCAGACATTCACAAACTCAAAGAATTATACAAAATGAGGTGGGAAATCGAATTAAATTACGAAAAAATCAAAAATAAGATACGAATAGAAAATTTCTCTGGAAAAAGAAGAACCATAATTGAACAAGACTTCTATTCACAAATATACATCTTCAATTTACAAATGGCAATACAAAACAAAGCACAAAAAGAATTAGAACCAGAAAACAAAGAATTACGAGAAAAACACGATAAAGAAAAACGACCAAACACCAATCTGGGAATAGGACGTCTCAAAAACAAACTAACCCAAATACTATTAAAACCATTAAACGAAATAAAAAGAATCTTAAACAATTTAATCATAAAATCAATCAAATTCACAACAGATCACAAATTCAACCGACCATCAACAAACAGAAAAACCAAAAGACACGTAAAATACCCCTACAATCTAAGAAGAAGCTTTTAA
- a CDS encoding sirohydrochlorin cobaltochelatase, protein MVDKVILVVSFGTSYNNNRDLSIGAIEKDIDDYFKDFEIRRAFTSQMIINKLKKRDNLEIDNVREALERAVDDGVKTLIVQPTHMMDGTEYHYKIKDHLDDFVDKFDTLVLGEPLIKYDEDYEDLIDCITATDYDDDTAVVFMGHGTPADSNKIYTTLQDKLVSKNYGNYYIGTVEAEPSFDDVLAMIKKGEYKRIVLKPLMVVAGDHAQNDMAGDEEDSWKSMFESEGYEVECFIEGLAQSKAVRDMYIKHLEQLIENI, encoded by the coding sequence ATGGTAGATAAAGTTATTTTAGTAGTTAGTTTTGGAACGTCATATAACAATAATCGTGATCTTAGTATTGGGGCAATTGAGAAGGATATTGATGATTATTTCAAAGATTTTGAGATTAGACGAGCATTCACGAGTCAAATGATAATTAATAAATTGAAGAAACGTGACAATCTTGAAATAGATAATGTTCGTGAGGCTTTGGAAAGGGCTGTGGATGATGGGGTTAAAACTCTTATTGTTCAACCTACTCATATGATGGATGGAACAGAGTATCATTATAAAATTAAGGATCATTTGGATGATTTTGTGGATAAATTTGACACACTGGTACTGGGTGAGCCTTTAATTAAATATGATGAGGATTATGAGGATTTAATTGACTGTATCACGGCAACAGACTATGATGATGATACTGCTGTTGTTTTCATGGGTCATGGAACACCTGCTGATTCTAACAAGATTTATACTACATTACAGGATAAACTTGTTTCCAAGAATTATGGGAATTATTATATTGGAACTGTTGAGGCAGAACCATCATTTGATGATGTTTTAGCAATGATTAAGAAGGGTGAATATAAGAGGATTGTTTTAAAACCGTTAATGGTAGTGGCAGGGGATCATGCTCAAAATGATATGGCTGGTGATGAGGAGGATTCTTGGAAGTCCATGTTTGAATCAGAGGGGTATGAAGTTGAATGCTTTATTGAGGGTTTAGCTCAATCAAAAGCAGTTAGGGATATGTATATTAAGCACCTTGAACAATTAATTGAAAATATATGA
- a CDS encoding Na+/H+ antiporter NhaC family protein: MNTNTKIGVMALLSIILLFVLSFWITLLPQNTDNSLRFGILTLLPPLVAIILAFVTKQTLLSLFLGVFVGEFMLNVRDVNVITTAVNAFLQLCGEVITSMSDPWNAAIILQCLLIGGIIQLITRMGGTKALGDAFARRADTPEKAQLLTWALGMCVFFDDYANALIVGPIMRSVTDKLKISREKLSFIIDSTAAPVAGISIISTWIGLEITLIKDALNTIGLAGVSGFGLFLETIPFRFYNIFILIFVVLSALTLYEFGPMKKAEQDARKRKNTEKVAGNSSQFKDVQPVENIEYSVWSALIPILTLVITALLAFYWSGYNTILTGNNTELIHLMNTSPFSFNGIFEALSNSDASVALFQSALFASIVAILISVGKNILTIGEALDEWVNGMKPILLTGVILLLAWSLGGVVDKVGTAHYLISVLESSLPMFILPTLIFVLSAIISFATGTAYGTMSILMPLAIPLAWAIGGGDMNYLIVSISGVLTGSIFGDHCSPISDTTILSAMGSGCDHISHVGTQIYYAVFVALVAIVVGYIPAGFGVQWYLSIPVGIVVLYAGLRFLGERVGFDGES, translated from the coding sequence ATGAATACAAATACAAAAATTGGAGTAATGGCACTGCTTTCAATAATTTTATTGTTTGTATTGTCCTTTTGGATAACATTACTCCCACAGAATACGGATAATTCTCTTCGTTTCGGCATATTAACATTACTGCCACCACTAGTGGCAATAATCTTGGCATTTGTTACCAAACAAACATTACTCTCCTTGTTTCTAGGAGTTTTTGTAGGAGAGTTCATGCTAAATGTCCGGGATGTTAATGTTATCACAACAGCTGTTAATGCCTTTCTACAATTATGTGGTGAGGTTATCACATCCATGTCTGATCCATGGAATGCTGCAATTATCCTGCAATGTTTACTAATTGGTGGTATAATACAGTTAATTACTCGGATGGGCGGAACCAAGGCGTTGGGTGATGCATTTGCAAGAAGGGCAGATACTCCAGAAAAGGCTCAGCTGTTAACATGGGCGTTGGGTATGTGTGTCTTCTTTGATGATTATGCAAATGCGTTGATAGTGGGTCCTATTATGAGGTCTGTAACGGATAAGCTTAAAATATCTCGTGAGAAATTGTCATTCATCATAGACTCCACGGCAGCTCCTGTTGCAGGTATATCTATCATTTCAACATGGATTGGATTGGAAATTACCTTAATAAAGGATGCTTTAAACACTATAGGTTTGGCTGGTGTGAGTGGTTTTGGTTTATTCCTGGAAACAATTCCCTTCAGGTTTTATAATATATTCATATTAATATTCGTAGTATTGTCAGCTCTAACATTATATGAATTTGGGCCAATGAAAAAAGCAGAACAAGATGCAAGAAAAAGAAAGAATACAGAAAAAGTAGCAGGTAATTCTTCTCAGTTTAAGGATGTTCAGCCGGTTGAAAACATAGAGTATTCTGTATGGTCTGCACTAATACCAATACTTACATTGGTCATCACGGCATTATTAGCATTTTATTGGAGTGGTTACAACACTATTCTCACTGGAAACAACACAGAACTAATACACTTGATGAACACTTCACCATTCTCATTCAATGGTATTTTTGAAGCATTATCCAATTCGGATGCATCTGTTGCTCTCTTCCAGTCTGCACTGTTTGCATCAATAGTAGCAATATTAATCAGTGTGGGTAAAAATATTTTGACAATTGGTGAAGCATTGGATGAATGGGTTAATGGTATGAAGCCGATACTTTTAACTGGTGTGATATTACTGCTTGCATGGTCTCTTGGTGGGGTTGTGGATAAGGTGGGTACTGCACATTATCTTATAAGTGTTTTAGAAAGTTCACTGCCAATGTTCATACTGCCTACTTTAATATTCGTATTAAGTGCCATAATATCATTTGCTACTGGTACTGCGTATGGTACTATGAGTATACTGATGCCATTAGCTATTCCTCTTGCCTGGGCTATAGGTGGTGGTGATATGAATTATCTTATCGTCAGTATTAGTGGTGTGTTAACAGGTTCTATATTTGGTGATCATTGTTCTCCAATATCGGATACTACTATCCTTTCGGCGATGGGATCTGGTTGTGATCATATCAGTCACGTGGGTACTCAGATTTATTATGCTGTCTTTGTTGCCCTTGTTGCTATAGTGGTTGGTTATATTCCTGCCGGGTTTGGTGTTCAATGGTATCTTTCTATTCCTGTGGGTATTGTTGTATTATATGCTGGACTCAGATTCTTGGGTGAACGGGTAGGATTTGATGGGGAATCCTAG
- a CDS encoding DUF3800 domain-containing protein codes for MSYIYIDESGDLGNKEVSSKYFVIAAIEVKDSKKLDRIITKIRRNSKKYINTTNEIKGATLPKNFKKKILKKVNSLDNNIFIIVFNKENRYKLKQNNNNMVYDELSSELAKIIKITSPTFIFVDKSKNKKEDIIIYNKKFNNNLMNFKKYPVDIKHVNSLHYKGLQIVDIIAWSAFQKYEHKNDEFIELLDNVSLKLVFEE; via the coding sequence ATGTCTTATATTTATATTGATGAAAGTGGAGATTTAGGAAACAAAGAGGTTAGTTCCAAATATTTTGTTATTGCAGCTATAGAAGTAAAAGACTCAAAAAAATTAGATAGAATCATAACAAAAATACGACGGAATTCCAAAAAGTATATTAATACTACTAATGAAATTAAAGGTGCTACACTTCCAAAAAATTTCAAGAAAAAGATTCTTAAAAAAGTAAACTCTCTTGATAATAATATCTTCATTATAGTTTTCAATAAAGAGAATAGATATAAATTAAAACAAAATAATAATAACATGGTATATGATGAATTATCCTCAGAATTAGCAAAAATTATTAAAATTACATCTCCCACTTTTATATTTGTGGATAAATCAAAAAATAAAAAAGAAGACATTATAATTTATAATAAAAAGTTTAATAATAATTTAATGAATTTTAAGAAATATCCTGTTGATATAAAACACGTAAATTCTCTTCATTATAAGGGATTACAAATAGTGGATATAATAGCTTGGTCAGCATTTCAGAAATATGAACATAAAAATGATGAATTTATTGAATTATTAGATAATGTATCTTTAAAATTAGTATTTGAAGAATGA
- a CDS encoding Na+/H+ antiporter NhaC family protein, giving the protein MNYLIVCTSGVLTGSIFGDHCSPISDTTILSAMGSGCDHISHVGTQFYYAVFVAIVAIVVGYIPAGFGVQWYLSIPVGIVVLYFGLRLLGERVGFEGES; this is encoded by the coding sequence ATGAATTATCTTATCGTCTGTACTAGTGGGGTGTTAACAGGTTCTATATTTGGTGATCATTGTTCTCCAATATCGGATACTACTATACTTTCGGCGATGGGGTCTGGTTGTGATCATATCAGTCATGTGGGTACTCAGTTTTATTATGCTGTCTTTGTTGCCATTGTTGCTATAGTGGTTGGTTATATTCCTGCTGGCTTTGGTGTTCAATGGTATCTTTCTATTCCTGTGGGTATTGTTGTATTATATTTTGGACTTCGATTGTTGGGTGAACGGGTAGGTTTTGAGGGGGAATCCTAG